ACTTGATGCATGAGTAGTGGCTTATCGCGTAGATTCGATGCTTGGTTCGTCTGTACCtggcatgaaaaatattttctccagaataaatatttttcataatagtTAAGAGTTGCTTCTAGGACTCTGTAGCTCTCTTTTAATTGAGGTGGGTTTCCTGAGGCTCGTGCTGTTTGTGAATTTTAAGGGGTTTGGTTTGGTgcgttttaaaaattatgattttagATGCAAGAATACATTCTGAATGTGCTGCGGTTCCCCAGTTAacgtcctcctccttcccctccctcctgtcattttttttcaggttttttctgaatatttcaagGAGTTGGAAGAAGAGAGCATTAGGgataattttgttattatttatgagTTGTTAGATGAGCTTATGGATTTCGGTTATCCACAAACCACTGATAGTAAAATATTACAGGAGTAAGTATCATTCTGCATCACTCGGTGCCAAACCCCTTGCAAAGTTTTGAGCATTTTGCTGTGTACAAACAAATACTTTGGCTTGGTCTAGTTATCAAAAAAACTAATGCTTGATAAAGTGTAGCTTTGTGGTATCAAACTTCTATTTATTGCTGATGTGAATCTGACGTTAAAGGTGCTGCAaaagtataattttcatttctttcatgtcATTTACGTGCTGTAAAGGTACATCACTCAGGAAGGTCACAAACTTGAAACTGGAGCTCCACGCCCGCCTGCCACTGTTACGAACGCCGTTTCATGGAGATCGGAAGggataaaatacaggaaaaatgaagttttcctgGATGTTATAGAGTCTGTTAACCTTTTGGTGGGTACCTTTTAATGAGAATTGTAATAGGAAGTGTTGAAAAGGGCTCATTGTCTCAAAGCCTGCAAGGGGTACAAGAAAAACTGACTGTGGCTGGTGTTCTGTGATGCTCCAGGCAATGTTGGTCGTTAAGACCGAGTACCTGTAAGGACATTGAGTAGACAAATAATGCTTTACTTGGCTGCATTGCTAATTTCTGGTATGTTCTttacggaaagggttattaagcattggaacaggctgcccggggaagtgcttgagtcaccatccccagagggacttaaaagacgggtagatgtggcaTTTaaggacgtggtttagtggtggccttggcagtgctgggttaacagtggacttgatgatcttaaaggtcttttccaactaaaACAAGTCTGTGATTGCTTTCCTCCTCTGTCTGTGCCCATCACCTCCCTGACCTAATTCTGCTCTACTGGATTAATTTCTTAGGAGAAAGACATACAAGAAGAtctgggacatggggatggggtgggaacgTTGTTTGATGTCACAACATATCACATCAGAGCGATCttacctttcttttctgttcaggtCAGTGCCAATGGAAATGTGTTACGGAGTGAGATCGTTGGATCCATTAAAATGCGAGTCTTTCTCTCGGGAATGCCAGAGCTGCGCCTTGGTTTGAATGACAAAGTTCTCTTTGATAATACAGGCCGTGAGTGTTTCAGTGATATCTCGGTAATCGTGACAGATGTTATCTGAAGTCTTAGTTTTGGGATGGTTGAGGTTCGGCTGAAAGGATTTGTTCTAAGATGATAGAAATACCCCCTTTATCAGTGTAGAAAACCACATTAAGTCTTGTGTGATGGTACCAAGCAAAAATGGAATGCCATGGTAACCATCTAGGCTTAATCTCCTTTCAGTGGGACttcctggacaggctggagagttgggcagagaggacacTGATGAAATTCAAGGGCAACCgtaaggtgctgcacctggggaggaataacaccatgcaccagtacaggttgggggctgacctgctggagagcacctctgaggaaaaagacctgggagtcctggtggacaacaggatggccatgagccagcaatgtgcccttgtggccaagaaggcagatggcaccctggggtgccacTGGGTTACACTCAAGAAGAGTGtaaccagcaggtggagggaggtcatcctcaccctctgctctgccctggggaggccccatctggagcactgtgtccagttctgggctccccagttcaagaaggacagggaactgctggagagggtacagcagaggctacaaagatgatgaggggcctggagcatctctctgatgaggaaaggctgagggacttgggtctgtttagcctggagaagagaagactgaggggggatctgatcctataaatacttaaagggggggtgtcaggaggatggggccagtcttttttcagtggtgcccagggacaggacaagaggaaacgggcacaaactggaacatgggaagttccatctaaacatgagggggaacttctttgctgtgagggtggcagagccctggaagaggctgcccagagaggtggtggagtctccttctctggagacattcaaacccctcttggacacgttcctgcgggacctgctctgggtgaccctgctgtggcagggggttggaggagatgatctccagaggtcctctccaaccccatatcattctgtgatcctctAGCCTTACAGACCTGTACAAGCTAGAGGAGGGATTGGCTAAAGGGAGGAATGGGAGCAGACAACTGCTTTGCTGCGTAACTGGCCGGGATGAGACTTTGGACATAAATTGCGTAGCACcttgaaatgtgtgttttctgcTAGGTGGCAAAAGTAAGTCAGTAGAACTGGAAGATGTAAAGTTTCACCAGTGTGTTCGTCTCTCTCGCTTTGAAAACGACAGGACAATTTCTTTCATTCCGCCTGATGGAGAGTTTGAACTCATGTCGTATCGTCTCAACACCCACGTAAGTCTGGATGTATGGATCTCGACTGCAGGACTCTATTATATGAGAATGTTTTAGATTGTAGGCGAAATTGCTAATAGCTTTCTCTTGATTTTATTTACTTACGTTTCTTAAAGTACGGGCAGCACAGTAGTTTTCAGTTCAACCATTAACAGCAAAGCTTTGTGCTCACTCTTCTTGGAGGAAGTAAGAATGAGTTTAGCAATAACTTGGCCATAAGTCTCTGTCTTTTCAACCGCTATTGAAACTGGGTCTGAAATACTGTTTCTGTgatgtgggtggttttttttaagctgactACATGATGAAATGTCAAGCACAATGAATTGCTACACTgaaaacagcagtatttttgTCATTTAATGTTATTAGAGTTTGCTAGCCACAGTGAGAAGGATGAGCTTtcctttcaggaaaggaaaaattcaatATAGAGAAGGTCTGTGATACGCAGCCATGATAGGAGACAACAGATGAAAATTTTagcattaattattttattttttttaagagtggtGGTTTGAATTAGAGTCATTTTTAGCGCTTGTCATCGTTCAGTCCCTAGTGTgttaaattatgaaatattttggatTGCAAGTATTATTAGTCTGAAACATACCTTTTTGAGCCTGTAATTCTTGTAACACTTGGTCATTGCTACATCAATTCTTGTTCATtcgtattttcttttttttttcttacataaattCACAACTTGTTTGTCATTTCGAACACCACaggctttcatttttctgtggggTTCACGTGTTGAGTGTAGTTTTATGGGGAAGCAACACTTTAATGACCGTGTCAAAGTAAAATCTACAGCTGtgaagtgtttttttccccctcaggtgAAACCACTCATCTGGATTGAGTCTGTGATTGAAAAACATTCCCACAGCCGCATCGAGTACATGATCAAGGTCAGAAGTTCTAAAATAATTATGGCTAATTTTAGTCTTTCATTTGTTTTCGAAGCTTGACCAGCAGCATGTGTATTTTTGTACAAGTGTTTAGTATTTCTGTGAGacttgcatctttttaaaaacttcatttgtAGGTTACAGTCTCTGTGTTACGGTTCTCTTTCTCAGTGTGTACAAAAGGCTGGAGGGGAACTGTGTGTCTCGCAGCTCTCTGAACTCACCAGCCTTATGGAAATACTCAGAGGcctgtttttctgatttttcttctttaggcAAAAAGTCAATTTAAGCGTAGATCAACTGCCAACAATGTGGAGATTCACATTCCAGTTCCAAACGACGCCGACTCGCCAAAGTTTAAAACCACTGTTGGAAGTGTCAAATGGGTTCCAGAGAACAGCGAAATTGTCTGGTCCATTAAATCTTTTCCAGTAAGTGCTATTTTTAGTCTTATCGCCTAATAGTGTAATAATTACttaacattaatattttatgaaCATTCAGACTCTGCCTTAAGGAGACTCTAATAGTATCAGGCAAGAAGCGCTGGACTCTTCCTGTATTCCTTTGGATGAGGGCTTGGAACTTGCTAATAGATGTTTAAGATGCTGTTtgtaatttctgttttacagggATAATTTTTCAGAACTGGGTTAGGGAGCGGATTTTTGAGCGATGTCTGTGGATGGTGTAATCCCTTGGCCTGGATTTAGCAGCAGCTGGTTTAGTTTGTCAGACTGTGCTTCTTGGGTGGTTCCATGAGCATGAGCTCTTCCAAATGCGAGTGGTGTGGCAGTACAGCTGGCTGTCACCATTCCGTCAGTGGCAccaaaaaaatgaactttttttgttgtttttcctcttgtcttTGAGTACGAAGCTGGTCCTAATTTGAtctgcatctaaaaaaaaaaaaagtgtttgtttttaaaacaaaaacaagtgcTAACTCCTAAGCCCTAGAGAGAAGAGCTGAAATGAATAGTTCAGCAATTTGACATTTGTATCGTTGCAAGCCTTTTATTTGTTGtttcaagaagaagaaaaaaaaccaaaaacatctgTCCCTTTTGGGTAGGGTGGAAAAGAATACCTGATGAGAGCTCATTTCGGACTTCCCAGTGTTGAAGCTGAagataaagaaggaaaacctCCCATTAGTGTAAAGTTTGAGATTCCGTATTTCACCACTTCAGGAATCCAGGTTAGTAGTTGGAAATAGAAATGCTGGTAAGTTAACGTGCTGGGCTCTGAACACATGAGTTTTTCTCATCTTCTTGATGATTCCTGTTCAATGTTATCCATAAAACCTATTTTTgaccaaaagaaattttttttttttccttttgtgctaAATGCTGCTTGGCTGACATGGGAGACTTTATTTCTTACCTTTCTTTCCAGGTTCGCTACTTAAAGATAATTGAGAAGAGTGGTTATCAGGCTCTCCCGTGGGTTCGTTACATCACCCAGAACGGAGGTAAATGGAAAGCAAGAGACTGTAGATGTCTCCAACTTGCACATTTTGTTTCTCCAGCATATACCTACACACCGAAACACACAAAACCAGTTTGCTCATATTCTTGAGTGTTAAACTATGCAGTTTAGATACATGTTAGATTAAAGTGTGCTGCTTTTTCCAGg
This region of Numenius arquata chromosome 25, bNumArq3.hap1.1, whole genome shotgun sequence genomic DNA includes:
- the AP1M1 gene encoding AP-1 complex subunit mu-1 isoform X3, which produces MSASAVYVLDLKGKVLICRNYRGDVDMSEVEHFMPILMEKEEEGTLSPILAHGGVRFMWIKHNNLYLVATSKKNACVSLVFSFLYKVVQVFSEYFKELEEESIRDNFVIIYELLDELMDFGYPQTTDSKILQEYITQEGHKLETGAPRPPATVTNAVSWRSEGIKYRKNEVFLDVIESVNLLVSANGNVLRSEIVGSIKMRVFLSGMPELRLGLNDKVLFDNTGRGKSKSVELEDVKFHQCVRLSRFENDRTISFIPPDGEFELMSYRLNTHVKPLIWIESVIEKHSHSRIEYMIKAKSQFKRRSTANNVEIHIPVPNDADSPKFKTTVGSVKWVPENSEIVWSIKSFPGGKEYLMRAHFGLPSVEAEDKEGKPPISVKFEIPYFTTSGIQVRYLKIIEKSGYQALPWVRYITQNGDYQLRTQ
- the AP1M1 gene encoding AP-1 complex subunit mu-1 isoform X1, which codes for MSASAVYVLDLKGKVLICRNYRGDVDMSEVEHFMPILMEKEEEGTLSPILAHGGVRFMWIKHNNLYLVATSKKNACVSLVFSFLYKVVQVFSEYFKELEEESIRDNFVIIYELLDELMDFGYPQTTDSKILQEYITQEGHKLETGAPRPPATVTNAVSWRSEGIKYRKNEVFLDVIESVNLLGSFGGLGSAGLTVSANGNVLRSEIVGSIKMRVFLSGMPELRLGLNDKVLFDNTGRGKSKSVELEDVKFHQCVRLSRFENDRTISFIPPDGEFELMSYRLNTHVKPLIWIESVIEKHSHSRIEYMIKAKSQFKRRSTANNVEIHIPVPNDADSPKFKTTVGSVKWVPENSEIVWSIKSFPGGKEYLMRAHFGLPSVEAEDKEGKPPISVKFEIPYFTTSGIQVRYLKIIEKSGYQALPWVRYITQNGDYQLRTQ
- the AP1M1 gene encoding AP-1 complex subunit mu-1 isoform X2, with protein sequence MSASAVYVLDLKGKVLICRNYRGDVDMSEVEHFMPILMEKEEEGTLSPILAHGGVRFMWIKHNNLYLVATSKKNACVSLVFSFLYKVVQVFSEYFKELEEESIRDNFVIIYELLDELMDFGYPQTTDSKILQEYITQEGHKLETGAPRPPATVTNAVSWRSEGIKYRKNEVFLDVIESVNLLVSANGNVLRSEIVGSIKMRVFLSGMPELRLGLNDKVLFDNTGRECGKSKSVELEDVKFHQCVRLSRFENDRTISFIPPDGEFELMSYRLNTHVKPLIWIESVIEKHSHSRIEYMIKAKSQFKRRSTANNVEIHIPVPNDADSPKFKTTVGSVKWVPENSEIVWSIKSFPGGKEYLMRAHFGLPSVEAEDKEGKPPISVKFEIPYFTTSGIQVRYLKIIEKSGYQALPWVRYITQNGDYQLRTQ